In Streptococcus parauberis NCFD 2020, the sequence GTAAATTAACCTGGGAAATTCATCAAGACTTTATAGTCGATATCGCCCAAAGCGTCACGATCGTTTAAGCCATCTAATTCAATTAGGAATGCACAACCTGCAACTACTCCACCTAATTGTTGAATCATGTCGATAGTTGCTTTAACTGTACCTCCAGTCGCTAATAAATCATCTACGATAAGAACACGTTGACCAGGTTTAATAGCATCTGAATGCATTGTTAAAGTATCTAAACCATATTCTTTTTCATAGTCAGAAGAAACAACTTCACGTGGTAATTTACCTGGTTTACGTACTGGAGCAAAACCAATACCTAGTTCAACTGCCACAGGGCAACCGATGATAAAGCCACGCGCTTCAGGTCCGACAATCATATCAATATCTTTATCACACGCATATTGAGCAATCTCACGAATTGCATAGCTATATGCTTTACCATCAGCCATTAAAGGTGAAATGTCACGGAAGGTAATACCTTCTTTAGGATAGTTTTCAATTGATGCAATAAATTTTGTTAATTCCATAATTAATTTTAAATCTTTCTAGTGGTCTTAGCCAACAATAAAATACTCTTTATTATACCATTAAATGGAACTTTCGTAAATTAAAGGAGACAGGAGTTTTTTGTCAATTCAAATCTCAGAAAACCATTGCCTATTTAATCTTCATTAACCAAAAAATCATAAATTTCTTGCGGTGTTCCAAGTGACATTAGCTCTTGATACTTAACTAGTTTTTGTAATTCTTGATAAGTTTTACTATCCGCGATGTCACGTTTTGATGCATCCTTATTAACCGTCATTAAACCATTATCAATTGCAACAAAACCTAATTCATTAAAAATTTGAATCATTTTAACTAAAAGATATTTTTCAATTTTCAAGTAATCACTTAACTGACTTAATTTAAAACGAACATCAAATTCCGGAAATTGGTAAATCGTTTTATATAATCTTGCAAACTGATCCTTACTACCAGAACCGGAAAGATAATAAGGCTTATCAATATTATTTTTGAAGTAAATAGCTTCAAAATGTCTCTTTTGGAATTGCAGGCGCAAAGCCTCCAAATCCTCTGGCAAATCAATAATAGCTACTTCCTGACCATCATTTTCCACCATGATATCTGAAATATCATTCGGCAAAGTCATATTTCTAGCCCTGAAATCAAATAATTGCGGACTTTTGGTAGCCCTGGCATCGACTAACATAAGCTGAAGACTGGTGTTTCCATTCCAAGAATTAACTGTCAAAGTCACGGCCAATTCTAAATCAGCCAGTTGACTATATTCTAAATGATATTGTCCTTGATTAAAGGCAACAACATCAGTTTCAACTGAACCATTTTTTATCCGGAGCTTCAAGTGACTTTGATCAGCACCCATAGTCCGTGCTTGAACAACTGTGAAATCTTTGAGAGCAAAAACAGGTTTTTTATTGTCCATGCCAAATGGAGCTAAGATATTCAATTCTTTCAAGAATTCCAAACTCAAGTGATCAAGATCTAACCAACTATCAATTTTTAAACTATTTTTTTGACTTATATCAATCTTTTCAGAGACAACGTAATCAGTTATGGATTCTGATAAAGCTTGAATATTTTCAGCTGGTAAGGTCATCCCAGCTGCACCACTGTGACCACCAAAAGCAGTCATCAATTCTCGTTGATGATTTAAGGCATCAAATATATTAATAGCCTCTATTGAGCGAGCAGAGCCTTTAGCAACCCCATTTTCAATATTCAAGACGATAACTGTTTGACTGATTTCTTCAAGAATTCTCCCAGCAACAATCCCAAGTACACCAGGATGCCAGCCGGCCTTAGCCAGAACTTGAACTGGTTTACTTAAGTCAACCATCTCAACAGCTTCATTATAAATAGTTTGAACCAAGCTTTTACGCTCTTCGTTTTTTTCATTAATCATGAGGGCAATGTCATGGGCTTCTTCATCATCAAATCCAGTCAAGAGTTCAATTGCTGGATTAGGATCATCTAAGCGACCTAGAGCATTTAATTGCGGGGCAATTTTAAAACCAACAGTATCCTCATCAATAGCGTCTAAATCAACTCCTGAAATAGTCATTAATTCTTGTAAACCTTGCCGTTCACTCATTTTTAGGACTTTCAAGCCATTCTTTACTAAAACGCGATTTTCATCCGTTAAGGAAACCATATCCGCAATAGTACCAATAGCCACTAAATCCAGAAATTCAGTTGGAACTGTTTCTAGCAGGGCGCAGGCCAGTTTAAAAGCAACGCCACAGCCGGCTAATTTTTTAAAAGGATAGTCAGCTTCTGGATGTTCTGGGTGAATAACTGCGTAAGCTTGTGGTAATTGATCAGGTAGAGAGTGATGGTCCGTGACAATCACATCAACACCTGCTGCTTGCGCGTAAGCAATGGCCTCGTGACCCGCAACCCCATTATCAACTGTAATAATTAAACTAACTTGGTTTTGCTCAATGAAATACTTATAGACGCTTTCATTTGGACCATAACCATCTGTAAAACGGTTGGGGAGGTAGATTAAAGCCTCAGCTCCCATCATTTCAAGTGTTTCTTTCATGATGGATGCCGATGTCATCCCATCAGCATCATAATCTCCATAAACTAAAATCTGTTCAAAGTTTTCAATGGCGGTCCGAATTCTGTTCACCGCTTTGTCCATATCATTTAATAAATAGGGATCGTTTAAGTCAGAAAGGTCGGCCCGAAGAAAATGGTCTAATTTTTTTTCATCATCAATTCCTCTATCATAAAGGAGCCGACATATGTCTTGACTAAGACTTTTTTTCTTTGCTAGTTTAAAGAAGCCATCATCTGGCTTCTTTTCATTTATAATCCAATCATATTTGGCTCTTATCATTTAAAATTAAAAACCTTTCTTGCGAGAAAATCTGAAAATCTTGGGAAAAGAGCATACCATTTTGCTGTAAATGCTAATAAGAGAGGCAGATTAATCTCACGTTTATTCGTACCAATACAAGTAACAACTTTATTAGCTACATGGTCTGCTTCCAAAGCAAGCTGATCTACAGATTTAAGATAATTTCCATCCGGATCGGCAACTTCGAAGAACTTTGTTCTGATTGGTCCTGGGTTAATACTAGTAACATGGACACCACGGTCAG encodes:
- a CDS encoding adenine phosphoribosyltransferase; translation: MELTKFIASIENYPKEGITFRDISPLMADGKAYSYAIREIAQYACDKDIDMIVGPEARGFIIGCPVAVELGIGFAPVRKPGKLPREVVSSDYEKEYGLDTLTMHSDAIKPGQRVLIVDDLLATGGTVKATIDMIQQLGGVVAGCAFLIELDGLNDRDALGDIDYKVLMNFPG
- the recJ gene encoding single-stranded-DNA-specific exonuclease RecJ, with amino-acid sequence MIRAKYDWIINEKKPDDGFFKLAKKKSLSQDICRLLYDRGIDDEKKLDHFLRADLSDLNDPYLLNDMDKAVNRIRTAIENFEQILVYGDYDADGMTSASIMKETLEMMGAEALIYLPNRFTDGYGPNESVYKYFIEQNQVSLIITVDNGVAGHEAIAYAQAAGVDVIVTDHHSLPDQLPQAYAVIHPEHPEADYPFKKLAGCGVAFKLACALLETVPTEFLDLVAIGTIADMVSLTDENRVLVKNGLKVLKMSERQGLQELMTISGVDLDAIDEDTVGFKIAPQLNALGRLDDPNPAIELLTGFDDEEAHDIALMINEKNEERKSLVQTIYNEAVEMVDLSKPVQVLAKAGWHPGVLGIVAGRILEEISQTVIVLNIENGVAKGSARSIEAINIFDALNHQRELMTAFGGHSGAAGMTLPAENIQALSESITDYVVSEKIDISQKNSLKIDSWLDLDHLSLEFLKELNILAPFGMDNKKPVFALKDFTVVQARTMGADQSHLKLRIKNGSVETDVVAFNQGQYHLEYSQLADLELAVTLTVNSWNGNTSLQLMLVDARATKSPQLFDFRARNMTLPNDISDIMVENDGQEVAIIDLPEDLEALRLQFQKRHFEAIYFKNNIDKPYYLSGSGSKDQFARLYKTIYQFPEFDVRFKLSQLSDYLKIEKYLLVKMIQIFNELGFVAIDNGLMTVNKDASKRDIADSKTYQELQKLVKYQELMSLGTPQEIYDFLVNED